One segment of Clostridium ljungdahlii DSM 13528 DNA contains the following:
- the alr gene encoding alanine racemase, whose translation MFRNYRPVWAEVNLDNLAYNMRNIKAQTMTKEIFGVVKADAYGHGALEVSKVLLENGATRLSVAVLSEGIELRKGGITCPINILGVTPSTLFPDLIGYSLEPVVFSYEYAKSLSEYANSKNKKVKVHLAVDSGMGRIGFLPTEHNVEEAVKISKISNIEIESVFSHFSTADEKDKKYSKFQFDKYRWFVNELKEKGLNIKIRDISNSAAIVDLPETYCDGVRPGIILYGYYPSDEVDKSRLDIKPVMTLKASVVYLKTLNEGQYVGYGRRFKTERRTVIATLPVGYADGYTRILSGKLKVIINGKLAPVIGNICMDQCMIDVTDIEDVKIGDEVILMGSDGKVKFDAEDIAKLLGTISYEVLCMVNKRVPRVYIKNGHVIKVKNYI comes from the coding sequence ATGTTTAGAAATTACAGACCTGTATGGGCAGAAGTAAATTTAGATAACCTCGCATATAATATGAGAAACATAAAAGCCCAAACAATGACAAAAGAAATTTTTGGGGTAGTTAAAGCAGATGCGTATGGACATGGTGCTTTAGAAGTTTCAAAAGTACTATTGGAAAATGGAGCAACAAGATTATCCGTAGCAGTTTTAAGTGAAGGTATAGAGCTGAGAAAAGGAGGAATAACTTGTCCAATTAATATTTTAGGTGTTACACCATCTACGTTGTTTCCTGACCTTATTGGATACAGTTTGGAACCAGTAGTATTTTCATATGAATATGCAAAAAGTTTATCTGAATATGCAAATAGCAAAAACAAAAAAGTAAAAGTACATCTTGCCGTAGATAGCGGAATGGGAAGAATAGGGTTTCTTCCAACAGAGCATAATGTAGAAGAAGCAGTAAAAATAAGTAAGATTTCCAATATTGAAATTGAAAGTGTTTTTTCACATTTTTCTACAGCAGATGAGAAAGATAAAAAATATTCGAAGTTTCAATTTGATAAATATAGGTGGTTTGTCAATGAGCTAAAAGAAAAAGGTTTAAATATTAAGATTAGAGATATTTCTAATAGTGCAGCAATAGTAGACTTGCCAGAGACTTATTGTGATGGAGTAAGACCTGGAATAATACTCTATGGATATTATCCTTCAGATGAAGTAGACAAGAGTAGGCTGGATATTAAGCCTGTTATGACACTAAAGGCAAGCGTTGTATACTTAAAAACTTTAAATGAAGGTCAGTATGTAGGATATGGAAGAAGATTTAAAACTGAACGAAGAACTGTTATAGCTACTTTGCCAGTTGGGTATGCAGATGGGTATACTAGAATCTTATCTGGAAAATTAAAAGTAATAATAAATGGTAAGCTTGCACCAGTTATAGGCAATATTTGTATGGATCAATGTATGATTGATGTCACAGATATTGAAGATGTGAAAATTGGAGATGAAGTGATACTGATGGGCAGTGATGGAAAGGTAAAATTTGATGCTGAGGATATAGCAAAACTTTTAGGTACAATAAGCTATGAAGTACTTTGTATGGTGAATAAGAGAGTCCCAAGGGTATATATAAAAAATGGACACGTTATAAAAGTGAAAAACTATATATAA
- a CDS encoding helix-turn-helix domain-containing protein, producing the protein MKFGFKIRKLRQEKSISIEQLAEMAKLSTGLISQVERNITGPSVTTLWKIAKALNVSMNYFFDEDEYEEKDNVVRKDKRKMIILPNSKITYELLSPNIKGKIEYLLVEIDAGECNTKDLICHEGEECGYIIKGTLKVKLGNKEHILEEGDSIYFNSNVPHRYINAGNEKVISIWAMTPPSF; encoded by the coding sequence ATGAAATTTGGATTTAAAATTAGAAAATTGAGGCAGGAAAAAAGTATAAGTATAGAGCAACTAGCTGAAATGGCAAAACTTAGTACAGGGCTCATAAGTCAAGTAGAAAGAAACATAACAGGACCTTCTGTAACTACCTTGTGGAAAATAGCTAAAGCATTAAATGTATCAATGAATTATTTTTTCGATGAAGATGAATATGAAGAAAAAGATAATGTAGTAAGAAAAGATAAAAGAAAAATGATAATTCTTCCTAATTCTAAAATAACATATGAGCTATTGTCACCTAATATTAAGGGAAAAATAGAATATCTATTAGTAGAAATAGATGCAGGAGAGTGTAATACAAAAGATCTTATATGCCATGAGGGAGAAGAATGTGGTTATATAATTAAAGGAACGTTAAAAGTTAAATTAGGTAATAAAGAACATATTTTAGAAGAAGGCGATAGCATATATTTTAATAGTAATGTACCACATAGATATATAAATGCTGGCAATGAAAAAGTTATATCTATATGGGCCATGACCCCACCTAGTTTTTAA
- a CDS encoding ABC transporter substrate-binding protein — protein sequence MEKTKMYKKRLCAILMGVCLAAFSVGCGNTTSSSNANGSSSSDKSKLTIAINGDMGTLDPGVTMDNMAWKITYPAYERLVQFNGESTDIKPALATKWETSGDGLTWTFHLDKGHKFADGTEVTSDAVKFSFERILALKKGPADTFKVIKTINTPDKYTVQFVLNSAFPQFLATLATNYSSIVNPKVMSHEQNGDRAQNYLATHTDGSGAYELTEWKKGAYIHLALNPNYSKKPALKDVYFKLVADASSARLELEKGDVDIAEGIDIDQIDKLKSNQNVSIVKKSSLLVDYVYLNCTKGNSALQNAKVRQAIGYAVDYNSIISKVMHGYASPIASPVPKGLWGYNASAFKYTKNVDKAKSLLKEAGVSNLQLTLLYSDRFPNWEQEALIIQSNLKDIGITVNLSKVAYATMRDMLDSGKFDLSLGVWSPDYADPFMFMNYWFDSNDQGLAGNRAFYVNPTVDTLVRKAASITDQSQREDLYNQAQKIVIEDAPYVYLYQKDFVIPISKNVKGFVYNPMLEGIYNLADMSK from the coding sequence ATGGAGAAGACAAAGATGTACAAAAAAAGATTATGTGCAATTTTGATGGGAGTTTGTTTAGCTGCATTTTCAGTAGGATGTGGAAATACAACTTCATCAAGCAATGCAAATGGTTCTAGTTCATCAGACAAAAGTAAATTAACTATTGCTATTAATGGAGACATGGGAACTTTGGATCCAGGTGTTACAATGGATAATATGGCATGGAAAATAACATATCCTGCTTACGAAAGGCTTGTACAATTTAATGGTGAATCTACAGACATAAAACCAGCATTAGCAACTAAATGGGAGACAAGCGGTGATGGACTTACATGGACTTTTCATTTAGACAAGGGACATAAATTTGCAGATGGAACAGAGGTTACATCAGATGCTGTAAAATTTTCCTTTGAAAGAATACTTGCTCTAAAGAAGGGACCAGCTGATACATTCAAAGTAATAAAGACTATAAATACACCAGATAAGTACACTGTTCAGTTTGTTTTAAACAGTGCTTTTCCTCAATTTTTAGCTACGCTTGCTACCAACTATAGTAGTATAGTAAATCCTAAAGTTATGAGTCATGAACAAAATGGTGATAGAGCTCAAAATTATTTGGCTACTCATACAGATGGAAGTGGTGCTTATGAACTTACTGAATGGAAAAAGGGAGCTTATATACATCTTGCTTTAAATCCTAACTATTCTAAAAAACCAGCTTTAAAAGACGTTTATTTTAAACTAGTTGCAGATGCTTCATCAGCAAGACTTGAACTTGAAAAAGGTGATGTAGATATTGCAGAAGGAATAGATATCGATCAAATTGATAAACTTAAAAGTAATCAAAATGTTTCAATTGTGAAAAAGTCAAGCTTACTAGTTGATTATGTATATTTAAATTGTACAAAAGGTAATTCTGCACTTCAAAACGCAAAAGTAAGGCAAGCTATAGGCTATGCTGTTGATTATAATTCGATAATAAGTAAAGTTATGCATGGTTATGCTTCACCGATAGCAAGTCCTGTACCAAAAGGATTGTGGGGATACAATGCATCTGCTTTTAAATACACTAAAAATGTTGACAAAGCAAAATCACTGTTAAAAGAAGCAGGGGTAAGCAACTTACAACTCACTCTACTTTATTCAGACAGATTCCCTAACTGGGAACAAGAAGCATTGATTATACAAAGCAATCTGAAAGATATCGGTATAACAGTAAATTTAAGCAAGGTAGCTTATGCAACTATGAGAGATATGCTTGATTCGGGAAAATTTGATCTCTCACTTGGTGTTTGGAGTCCAGATTATGCAGATCCGTTTATGTTCATGAATTATTGGTTTGATTCAAATGATCAAGGGCTTGCAGGCAACAGAGCTTTTTATGTTAACCCTACAGTAGACACCTTAGTTAGAAAAGCAGCATCTATAACTGATCAATCACAACGTGAGGATTTATATAATCAAGCACAAAAGATAGTTATAGAAGATGCACCTTATGTTTACCTATATCAAAAAGATTTTGTTATACCTATCAGCAAAAATGTAAAAGGATTTGTTTATAATCCAATGTTAGAGGGAATATACAACTTAGCAGATATGAGCAAATAG